A portion of the Burkholderia pseudomultivorans genome contains these proteins:
- a CDS encoding MFS transporter — MSSTAGRQVDAGMALAASPRLDALYAKVTRRLIPFLFVCYLFSFVDRSNVGFAQLQMKTSLGFSDAAYGIGATMFFVGYALFEVPSNLLLQRIGARATLFRIMLLWGAASAGTMLVRTPAEFYVMRFLLGVFEAGFFPGIVLYLTYWFPSNRRARAIALIMMASVAAGFVTGPVSGVILKSLHEAGGLEGWQWMFLIEGLPTMLAAGLVFVLLPDRPEHAKWLDAAEKDLIHAALAEPGDAHERRSLMRVIGDARTYLLAFGIFVNGCAGYFLAFWVPTLIRELGVDDPRAIGLYTVIPNVFGIAAMILYGRHSDLRNEQRLHWAFAFVAAALGFLALGRSVQHSLPWTIAALAFGGSALVSSTPIFWAMATRYFTQGRTAAGIAFVNSLASVSGASPALIGLVKARTGSLVPAIDAMALLLLVAAMAVGFGMRNALPAGGQRATGR; from the coding sequence ATGTCCTCCACTGCGGGCAGGCAGGTCGACGCCGGAATGGCGCTCGCGGCGTCGCCGCGGCTCGACGCGTTATACGCGAAGGTCACGCGGCGCCTCATTCCGTTCTTGTTCGTCTGCTATCTGTTCAGTTTCGTCGACCGCTCGAACGTCGGCTTCGCCCAGCTTCAGATGAAGACGTCGCTCGGCTTCAGCGATGCGGCCTACGGCATCGGCGCGACGATGTTCTTCGTCGGCTATGCCTTGTTCGAGGTGCCGAGCAACCTGCTGCTGCAACGCATCGGCGCACGTGCGACGCTGTTCCGGATCATGCTGCTGTGGGGCGCGGCGTCCGCCGGCACGATGCTGGTGCGCACGCCGGCCGAGTTCTACGTGATGCGCTTTCTGCTCGGCGTCTTCGAAGCCGGTTTCTTTCCGGGCATCGTGCTGTACCTCACGTACTGGTTCCCGTCGAATCGCCGGGCGCGTGCGATCGCGCTGATCATGATGGCGAGCGTCGCGGCCGGCTTCGTCACCGGCCCCGTGTCGGGCGTGATCCTGAAGTCGCTGCACGAGGCGGGCGGGCTGGAAGGCTGGCAATGGATGTTCCTGATCGAGGGGCTGCCCACGATGCTGGCCGCGGGCCTCGTGTTCGTGCTGCTGCCCGACCGGCCCGAGCACGCGAAGTGGCTCGACGCCGCCGAGAAGGATCTGATTCACGCCGCGCTCGCCGAGCCCGGCGACGCACACGAACGTCGTTCGCTGATGCGCGTGATCGGCGACGCGCGCACGTATCTGCTCGCGTTCGGGATCTTCGTCAACGGCTGCGCCGGCTATTTCCTCGCGTTCTGGGTGCCGACGCTGATTCGCGAGCTCGGCGTCGACGATCCGCGCGCGATCGGTCTCTATACCGTGATTCCGAACGTGTTCGGCATCGCCGCGATGATTCTTTACGGCCGGCATTCCGATCTGCGCAACGAGCAGCGCCTGCACTGGGCGTTCGCATTCGTCGCGGCCGCGCTCGGGTTTCTCGCGCTGGGCCGTTCGGTCCAGCACAGCCTGCCGTGGACGATTGCCGCGCTCGCGTTCGGCGGCTCCGCACTGGTGTCGTCGACGCCGATCTTCTGGGCGATGGCGACACGCTATTTCACGCAAGGCCGCACGGCGGCCGGCATCGCGTTCGTCAATTCGCTGGCGAGCGTTTCGGGCGCGAGCCCTGCGCTGATCGGACTGGTCAAGGCCCGCACCGGCAGCCTGGTGCCCGCGATCGACGCGATGGCGCTGTTGCTGCTGGTCGCGGCGATGGCCGTCGGCTTCGGCATGCGCAATGCGCTGCCGGCCGGCGGGCAGCGCGCGACGGGCCGATGA
- a CDS encoding AraC family transcriptional regulator → MRTPLYRLPGHYYSGLAQIVVEHLPDLRDFTERSGLDLRMLRDPNGTLTLAQLDCLIETASDVSGCAHLGLRLGQRARLTGHGALGYALLSSSTLDELVRLAARYYHLILPVVTMRYARRAGCAEITFTPTVAMRGRTLQYFVEALAASFQVQIDGLVGADNDDYDIHLSTDEPAEVHRYLGRRLARYRFGSRGTPGVTVMLAASLLDRPLPMANRLAKERAEAQCEARSRMPADADDVVALIEMMLTQSKDFRLTREDVAAAMNVTVRTLNRYLGKQGQTFRDVCQRTRFAYACRLLDERRLTVTQIAARVGFSDVANFSRSFREYIGVYPTRYTEMPEESPPAGRA, encoded by the coding sequence GTGCGAACACCCCTCTACCGCTTGCCCGGTCATTACTATTCGGGACTTGCGCAGATCGTCGTCGAACACCTGCCGGATCTTCGCGATTTCACCGAGCGATCGGGGCTCGACCTGCGGATGCTTCGCGATCCGAACGGCACGCTCACGCTTGCGCAGCTCGACTGCCTGATCGAGACGGCCAGCGACGTCAGCGGCTGCGCGCATCTCGGGCTCCGGCTCGGCCAGCGCGCACGGCTGACCGGGCACGGCGCGCTCGGCTACGCGCTGCTCAGCAGCAGCACGCTCGATGAACTGGTGCGGCTCGCCGCGCGCTATTACCACCTGATCCTGCCGGTCGTGACGATGCGCTACGCCCGACGCGCGGGCTGCGCGGAAATCACGTTCACGCCCACCGTCGCGATGCGCGGCCGCACGCTGCAGTACTTCGTCGAAGCGCTGGCCGCATCGTTCCAAGTCCAGATCGACGGCCTCGTCGGCGCGGACAACGACGATTACGACATTCACCTGTCGACGGATGAACCCGCCGAGGTCCATCGCTATCTGGGGCGCCGCCTCGCGCGCTATCGCTTCGGCAGCCGCGGCACGCCGGGCGTGACCGTGATGCTTGCTGCGTCGCTGCTCGACCGGCCGCTGCCGATGGCGAACCGGCTCGCAAAGGAGCGCGCGGAGGCGCAGTGCGAAGCGCGCTCGCGCATGCCGGCCGACGCGGACGACGTGGTGGCGCTGATCGAAATGATGCTCACGCAGAGCAAGGATTTCCGCTTGACGCGCGAGGACGTCGCGGCGGCCATGAACGTGACCGTGCGAACGCTGAATCGCTATCTCGGCAAGCAGGGACAGACGTTTCGCGACGTGTGCCAGCGCACGCGCTTCGCGTATGCGTGCCGGCTGCTCGACGAGCGCAGGCTGACCGTCACGCAGATCGCCGCCAGGGTGGGCTTCAGCGACGTCGCCAACTTCAGCCGCAGTTTTCGCGAATACATCGGCGTGTATCCGACGCGCTATACGGAAATGCCCGAGGAATCGCCGCCGGCCGGCCGCGCATGA
- a CDS encoding class II aldolase/adducin family protein, translating into MNDTDIKRDMTAGEWQARVDLAAAYRLTALYGWDDLVYTHISMRIPGTHEFLINPYGMMFDEITASSLVKIDLDGNKLAPSTYDINPAGFTIHSAIHAAREDVCCVMHTHSLNGVAVSAQSDGLLPISQQSLLVLRSLGYHDYEGIAVEPEEKPRLVRDLGDRDTLMLRNHGLLTVGASAAAAFVRMYFAEAACAIQVRAQAGGALRTIPQPILDGIARQSRITTRNMGPEQLVWPGLLRRLDRRNPGYAT; encoded by the coding sequence ATGAACGACACCGATATCAAGCGCGACATGACGGCCGGCGAATGGCAGGCGCGCGTCGACCTGGCCGCCGCGTATCGCCTGACGGCTTTGTACGGCTGGGACGACCTCGTGTACACGCATATCTCGATGCGCATTCCGGGCACGCATGAATTCCTGATCAACCCGTACGGGATGATGTTCGACGAGATCACCGCGTCGTCGCTGGTCAAGATCGATCTCGACGGCAACAAGCTCGCGCCGTCGACCTACGACATCAATCCAGCGGGCTTCACGATCCACAGTGCGATCCACGCGGCGCGCGAGGACGTGTGCTGCGTGATGCACACGCATTCGCTGAACGGCGTTGCGGTGTCCGCGCAGTCCGACGGGCTGCTGCCGATCTCGCAGCAGTCGCTGCTGGTGCTGCGCTCGCTCGGATATCACGACTACGAGGGCATCGCGGTCGAGCCGGAAGAAAAGCCGCGGCTCGTCCGCGATCTCGGCGACCGCGACACGCTGATGCTGCGCAATCATGGACTGCTGACCGTCGGCGCCAGCGCGGCCGCGGCGTTCGTGCGGATGTATTTCGCCGAAGCGGCCTGCGCAATCCAGGTGCGCGCCCAGGCGGGCGGCGCGCTGCGCACGATCCCGCAGCCGATTCTCGACGGCATCGCGCGGCAGTCGCGCATCACGACACGCAACATGGGCCCCGAGCAGCTCGTGTGGCCCGGCCTGCTGCGCCGGCTCGACCGCCGCAATCCCGGCTACGCGACCTGA
- a CDS encoding MarR family winged helix-turn-helix transcriptional regulator, translating into MSKPDHPILEYLTFRIDRLSELTKEAGTQVYESEFGVSVRDLRIVRLVALEPGLTLTRLIELTMLEKTLVSKIVSAMVKRGYLRREVGRVDARQINLFLTPEGDDLVKRTYERGNVLEQAMLDALPPDELRVFNRVIDKLTAGLIDHLAKQKQAANPPKRVA; encoded by the coding sequence ATGTCGAAGCCCGACCACCCGATCCTGGAATACCTGACGTTTCGTATCGACCGGCTCAGCGAACTGACGAAGGAGGCCGGCACGCAGGTGTATGAAAGCGAATTCGGCGTGTCGGTGCGCGACCTGCGCATCGTGCGGCTGGTCGCGCTCGAACCGGGGCTGACGCTGACGCGGCTGATCGAGCTGACGATGCTGGAAAAGACGCTCGTGTCGAAGATCGTCAGCGCGATGGTCAAGCGCGGCTACCTGCGCCGCGAAGTCGGCCGCGTCGACGCCCGCCAGATCAACCTGTTCCTCACGCCCGAAGGCGACGATCTCGTCAAGCGGACCTACGAGCGCGGCAACGTGCTCGAACAGGCAATGCTGGACGCGCTGCCTCCCGACGAACTGCGCGTGTTCAACCGCGTCATCGACAAGCTGACCGCCGGCCTGATCGACCATCTCGCGAAGCAGAAGCAAGCGGCGAATCCGCCGAAGCGCGTCGCCTGA
- a CDS encoding MFS transporter — translation MSEKSQARRGWRVVGLLFLFMMINYADKSVLGFVALPMMRDMQLSPTQFGLLGSAFYLLYSVAGVTGGVLTRYVKARWILLLLALIWAAVQFPMATPVGFGTLLVCRVLLGAGEGPAYPVALHAVYKWFDDHKRSVPTSIVQTGAPLGVVVAAPALTALMERYSWRASFVALGIVGLVWAAMWLLWGEEGRGDRRERRAVDAAGHVGVLPYRRLLLDPTVVVVTVQWFLAALIAAIGLTWGPVYLNSVLGYGTKEIGWIFAIQVAAQVPLGLAINALSQSMIGRGVTTRVARGVFCSLCCAVGAITYLVLLTHAAPVAKVAWLTIGGAFVMQVNAFGPQIIAEMTPESQRGTVIAVAVSIASTAGVLGPLMLGGVMDAMGGLNRDSGAFAFVYGGIGTALLVAAVLGFALLDPARSKRRLAALERAGAARPRSGAAA, via the coding sequence ATGTCGGAAAAATCGCAAGCAAGACGCGGCTGGCGCGTCGTCGGTCTGCTGTTTCTGTTCATGATGATCAATTACGCGGACAAGTCGGTGCTCGGCTTCGTCGCGCTGCCGATGATGCGCGACATGCAGCTCAGTCCGACGCAGTTCGGCCTGCTCGGCAGCGCGTTCTATCTGCTGTATTCGGTGGCGGGCGTGACGGGCGGCGTGCTGACGCGCTACGTCAAGGCCCGGTGGATCCTGCTGCTGCTCGCGCTGATCTGGGCGGCCGTCCAGTTTCCGATGGCGACGCCGGTGGGGTTCGGCACGCTGCTCGTCTGCCGGGTGCTGCTCGGTGCGGGCGAGGGGCCCGCTTACCCGGTCGCGCTGCATGCGGTCTACAAATGGTTCGACGATCACAAGCGCAGCGTGCCGACCTCGATCGTCCAGACCGGCGCGCCGCTCGGCGTCGTGGTGGCCGCGCCGGCGCTGACCGCGCTGATGGAACGCTATTCGTGGCGCGCGTCGTTCGTCGCGCTCGGCATCGTCGGCCTGGTCTGGGCCGCGATGTGGCTGCTGTGGGGCGAAGAAGGGCGCGGCGACCGGCGCGAGCGCCGCGCCGTCGATGCGGCCGGGCACGTCGGCGTGTTGCCCTATCGTCGTCTGCTGCTCGATCCGACCGTCGTCGTCGTGACGGTGCAATGGTTTCTCGCGGCGCTGATCGCGGCCATCGGCCTGACCTGGGGGCCGGTCTACCTGAACTCGGTGCTTGGTTACGGCACGAAGGAGATCGGCTGGATCTTCGCGATCCAGGTCGCCGCGCAGGTGCCGCTGGGACTCGCGATCAACGCGCTGTCGCAGTCGATGATCGGTCGCGGCGTGACGACGCGCGTCGCGCGCGGCGTCTTCTGCAGCCTGTGCTGCGCGGTCGGTGCGATCACGTATCTGGTGCTGCTGACGCATGCGGCGCCGGTCGCGAAGGTTGCATGGCTGACGATCGGCGGCGCGTTCGTGATGCAGGTCAATGCGTTCGGGCCGCAGATCATCGCCGAGATGACGCCCGAGTCGCAGCGCGGCACGGTGATCGCCGTGGCGGTGTCGATCGCGTCGACGGCCGGCGTGCTCGGGCCGCTCATGCTCGGCGGCGTGATGGATGCGATGGGCGGACTCAATCGCGATTCCGGCGCGTTTGCGTTCGTGTACGGCGGGATCGGCACCGCATTGCTGGTCGCGGCCGTGCTGGGCTTCGCGCTGCTCGACCCGGCCCGCTCGAAGCGGCGTCTCGCCGCGCTGGAACGCGCCGGCGCGGCTCGCCCGCGATCCGGCGCGGCCGCGTGA
- a CDS encoding acyltransferase family protein, translating into MTNRHQKYEVLDGLRGIAAISVMVMHFLQDLSVPVLQSAYLSVDIFFILSGFILTHSYGDKLHHALGIGQYLKMRLVRLYPMICIGLVIGAISLYAMKLDGAAAFSVGNFVSAVGENFLLLPYLGDMSVGSFVRTSAHGVPTLGNAGNFPLNPPEWSLFFEMFASLLFVAAIRFDRRSLLKAAYASLALFVVYGMMIGINEGKLTIIVNQGWRADNFVGGFFRVTYGFLIGVAIRKMLDSDGAPHAYWMSGRLIGSARALFVAFLLITLFPTSIKGLYPLAILVFVAPMLIFQGAKLRPGGALSARACSFVGWLSYPLYCVHYPVGRLVFTYLPNSEQHIVGAAALACCLSIAAAAVLAKCVEEPVRRYLMKRFAGAASRSAASPVRAA; encoded by the coding sequence ATGACGAACCGCCACCAGAAATACGAAGTGCTCGACGGCCTGCGCGGCATCGCGGCCATCAGCGTGATGGTCATGCACTTCCTGCAGGATCTCAGCGTGCCGGTGCTTCAGAGCGCTTATCTGTCGGTCGACATCTTCTTCATCCTGAGCGGCTTCATCCTGACGCACTCCTATGGCGACAAGCTTCACCACGCGCTCGGCATCGGCCAATACCTGAAGATGCGGCTCGTGCGCCTCTACCCGATGATCTGCATCGGTCTCGTGATCGGCGCGATCAGTCTCTACGCGATGAAGCTCGACGGCGCCGCCGCATTTTCCGTCGGCAACTTCGTGTCGGCCGTCGGCGAGAATTTCCTGCTGCTGCCGTATCTCGGGGACATGAGCGTCGGCAGTTTCGTCCGCACGTCCGCGCACGGCGTGCCGACGCTCGGCAACGCGGGGAATTTCCCGCTGAATCCGCCGGAATGGTCGCTGTTCTTCGAGATGTTCGCGAGCCTGCTGTTCGTCGCGGCCATCCGCTTCGACCGCAGGTCGCTGCTGAAGGCCGCCTATGCGAGCCTCGCGCTGTTCGTCGTGTACGGCATGATGATCGGCATCAACGAAGGAAAGCTGACGATCATCGTCAATCAGGGGTGGCGGGCGGACAACTTCGTCGGCGGGTTCTTTCGCGTCACCTATGGATTCCTGATCGGTGTCGCCATCCGCAAGATGCTCGACTCCGACGGCGCGCCGCACGCGTACTGGATGTCCGGCAGGCTGATCGGGAGCGCGCGCGCGCTGTTCGTCGCGTTCCTGCTGATCACGCTGTTTCCGACCTCGATCAAGGGCCTCTACCCGCTCGCGATCCTGGTTTTCGTCGCGCCGATGCTGATCTTTCAAGGCGCGAAGCTGCGCCCGGGCGGCGCGCTTTCGGCGCGGGCCTGTTCCTTCGTCGGCTGGCTGTCGTACCCGCTGTACTGCGTTCATTACCCGGTCGGGCGGCTCGTCTTCACCTATCTGCCGAACAGCGAGCAGCATATCGTCGGCGCGGCGGCGCTTGCGTGCTGCCTGTCGATCGCCGCTGCGGCGGTGCTCGCGAAATGCGTCGAAGAGCCCGTGCGGCGCTATCTGATGAAACGCTTCGCGGGGGCGGCGAGTCGGTCGGCCGCGTCGCCCGTCCGGGCCGCGTGA
- a CDS encoding porin, giving the protein MRSTMLGVCGAAFALASGSALAADSSVTLYGITDAFIQYLGNGGAHAFSQRSGGASTSVFGLSGTEDLGGGLRVRFVLENGFNLNNGSLYLDSTAMFVRQSWVGLQDDRYGMLSFGRQYGPGFYLVYPTDPFGLNDATSPYSGNMAAIDRLTLATQYDTGRADNSILYQSPVVGGWRLRAMYAFASSATQPLRRTSGNELGVTLSYSGHGLYAGVGYGNQRPGTLSFPGLPAALDVPGAQYFGAALAYRWGIVNLQFNYTYNRPNDASPGSLTARLGSAHPYSVAEAGATISPTVTDTIEFALVQRSVRGAHDNAIAAQLGVDHLLSKRTSVYARAGWIKNNGSSTASWSGVSVGVPGATQVLAGVGITHRF; this is encoded by the coding sequence ATGCGCTCGACCATGCTTGGCGTTTGCGGCGCCGCGTTTGCGCTCGCATCGGGTTCGGCTCTCGCGGCCGATTCGTCGGTCACGCTGTACGGCATCACCGATGCGTTCATCCAGTATCTCGGCAACGGCGGCGCGCATGCGTTTTCGCAGCGCAGCGGCGGCGCGTCGACGTCGGTGTTCGGGCTGAGCGGCACCGAGGATCTCGGCGGCGGCCTGCGCGTGCGGTTCGTGCTCGAGAACGGCTTCAATCTGAACAACGGCTCGCTGTACCTCGACAGCACCGCGATGTTCGTTCGTCAGTCGTGGGTCGGCCTGCAGGACGATCGCTACGGGATGCTGTCGTTCGGCCGGCAATACGGTCCCGGCTTCTATCTCGTCTATCCGACCGATCCGTTCGGGCTGAACGACGCGACGTCGCCGTACTCCGGCAACATGGCCGCGATCGATCGCCTCACGCTCGCGACGCAATACGATACCGGCCGCGCCGACAATTCGATCCTCTATCAGTCGCCGGTCGTCGGCGGCTGGCGGCTGCGCGCGATGTACGCGTTCGCGTCGAGCGCCACGCAGCCGCTGCGGCGCACGAGCGGCAACGAGCTCGGCGTGACGCTGTCGTATTCCGGGCACGGCTTGTATGCGGGCGTCGGCTACGGCAACCAGCGTCCCGGCACGCTGTCGTTTCCGGGCCTGCCGGCGGCGCTCGACGTGCCGGGCGCGCAGTACTTCGGCGCGGCGCTCGCGTATCGGTGGGGCATCGTGAACCTGCAGTTCAATTACACGTACAACCGGCCCAATGACGCATCGCCCGGATCGCTGACCGCTCGGCTCGGCAGCGCGCATCCGTACAGCGTCGCCGAGGCGGGCGCGACGATCTCGCCGACGGTGACCGATACGATCGAATTCGCGCTCGTCCAGCGCAGCGTACGCGGCGCGCACGACAACGCGATCGCGGCCCAGCTCGGCGTCGACCATCTGCTGTCGAAGCGCACCAGCGTCTATGCGCGCGCGGGCTGGATCAAGAACAACGGCAGCTCGACCGCGAGCTGGTCGGGCGTGAGCGTCGGCGTGCCGGGCGCGACGCAGGTGCTCGCGGGCGTCGGCATCACGCATCGATTCTGA
- a CDS encoding 2,4'-dihydroxyacetophenone dioxygenase family protein codes for MFYENVATECIDDASIPWVPMSDKLPDVLLKYFKLDPTRGEIIALMKSPGRGQLPKHHHTGTVIVYTLKGRWKYVEHDWVAGPGSLVFETAASSHTPQALPGEEIVTLNIVQGELVYLDENDRILSIENWKSAMQRYLSHCERHRIAPKDITAFGG; via the coding sequence ATGTTCTACGAAAACGTGGCGACCGAATGCATCGACGATGCGTCGATTCCGTGGGTGCCGATGTCGGACAAGCTGCCCGACGTGCTGCTGAAATACTTCAAGCTCGACCCGACGCGCGGCGAGATCATCGCGCTGATGAAGTCGCCCGGACGCGGCCAGCTGCCGAAGCATCACCACACCGGCACGGTGATCGTCTATACGCTGAAGGGGCGCTGGAAATATGTCGAGCACGACTGGGTGGCCGGCCCCGGCAGCCTGGTGTTCGAGACGGCGGCGTCGAGCCACACGCCGCAGGCATTGCCCGGCGAGGAAATCGTGACGCTCAACATCGTGCAGGGCGAGCTGGTCTACCTCGACGAGAACGACCGGATCCTGTCGATCGAGAACTGGAAGTCGGCGATGCAGCGCTACCTGTCCCATTGCGAAAGACACCGCATCGCGCCGAAGGACATCACCGCCTTCGGCGGATGA
- a CDS encoding SDR family oxidoreductase, translated as MKSHLLRLAGKRAYITGAAGGLGGAIARRMAEQGAKVFLTDIGEPSALARLADEINAACGEQVAWSAVQDVRDEARWQALLGEAADAMGGVSVLVNNAGVGSRGGLAQIEQAEWRRVMEINVDSVMLGCKHALPYLRDAQPASIVNISSVAAFRVDPDLIAYNTSKAAVAMLTKSIAIDCTRNRLDVRCNSIHPAYVRTGIVAPVFAQLGDEAATRALTRHIPMGRLGEPDDVAYAALYLASDESRFVTASELVVDGGLCPA; from the coding sequence ATGAAATCCCATCTTCTTCGTCTGGCAGGAAAGCGTGCTTACATCACCGGCGCGGCCGGCGGGCTCGGCGGCGCGATTGCGCGCCGCATGGCCGAGCAGGGCGCGAAGGTTTTCCTGACCGATATCGGCGAGCCGTCGGCGCTGGCCCGGCTCGCCGACGAAATCAATGCGGCGTGCGGCGAGCAGGTCGCATGGAGCGCCGTGCAGGACGTGCGCGACGAGGCGCGCTGGCAAGCGCTGCTCGGCGAGGCCGCCGACGCGATGGGCGGCGTGTCCGTGCTGGTGAACAATGCGGGCGTCGGCTCGCGCGGCGGGCTCGCGCAGATCGAGCAGGCCGAATGGCGGCGCGTGATGGAGATCAACGTCGACAGCGTCATGCTCGGCTGCAAGCACGCGCTGCCGTACCTGCGCGACGCGCAGCCGGCCTCGATCGTCAATATCTCGTCGGTGGCCGCGTTCCGGGTGGATCCGGACCTGATCGCATACAACACGTCGAAGGCCGCGGTGGCGATGCTGACGAAGTCGATCGCGATCGATTGCACGCGCAACCGTCTCGACGTGCGCTGCAATTCGATCCACCCCGCGTACGTGCGCACCGGCATCGTTGCGCCGGTCTTCGCGCAGCTGGGCGACGAAGCGGCGACGCGCGCGCTGACGCGCCACATTCCGATGGGACGGCTCGGCGAGCCGGACGACGTGGCCTATGCGGCGCTTTATCTCGCGTCGGACGAGAGCCGCTTCGTGACGGCGTCCGAGCTGGTCGTCGACGGCGGCCTGTGCCCGGCCTGA
- a CDS encoding amidase, with amino-acid sequence MDTTESVNELSAARLIDGYRRKALSPVEVTQAVLARIADWEPLIRATYALDADGALAMARASEARWMRGEPAGPLDGVPVTLKENIATRGVPVPLGCAATELVPAAEDSPPAARLRKAGAVFVSKTTMPDFGLLGAAVSSFHPLTRNPWDLRRNTGGSSSGAGAAAAAGYGPLHLGTDIGGSVRIPAAFCGVFGFKPSFGRVPVDMPYPGRVTGPLTRTVRDAALAMQTIALPDARDHMSLPYQPIDWLNLERDVKGLRIGLWLEPGNGVRVAPDVRASIERAAAAFEAAGATVVPVQPWISPGTLLAVARFWAARLRGTLAALPEARRAKVAEFVRRRALADAGATGDEVYDAYAKMLALRERTLAATRDFDYVLSPTFPQPPFDAEATHLDMDGLHPIEQVVFTIVFNMSEQPAASINCGYTADGLPIGLQIVGRRFDDHGVLQIAQRWEDMGPARRAWPEPAAARSTV; translated from the coding sequence ATGGATACGACTGAATCGGTCAACGAACTCAGCGCCGCGCGCTTGATCGACGGCTATCGCCGCAAGGCGCTTTCGCCCGTCGAGGTCACGCAGGCGGTATTGGCGCGCATCGCCGACTGGGAACCGCTGATCCGCGCGACCTACGCGCTCGATGCCGACGGTGCGCTCGCGATGGCGCGCGCATCGGAGGCGCGCTGGATGCGCGGCGAGCCCGCCGGCCCGCTCGACGGCGTGCCGGTCACGCTCAAGGAGAACATCGCGACGCGCGGCGTGCCGGTGCCGCTCGGCTGCGCCGCGACCGAGCTGGTTCCCGCCGCGGAGGATTCGCCGCCCGCGGCGCGCCTGCGCAAAGCCGGCGCGGTATTCGTCAGCAAGACGACGATGCCGGACTTCGGCCTGCTCGGCGCCGCGGTGTCGAGTTTTCATCCGCTCACGCGCAATCCGTGGGACCTGCGCCGCAATACCGGCGGATCGAGTTCGGGCGCGGGCGCGGCCGCCGCGGCAGGCTACGGGCCGCTGCACCTGGGCACCGACATCGGCGGCTCGGTGCGGATCCCCGCTGCGTTTTGCGGCGTATTCGGCTTCAAGCCGAGCTTCGGCCGCGTACCGGTCGACATGCCGTATCCGGGCCGCGTGACGGGACCGCTGACGCGCACCGTGCGCGATGCGGCGCTGGCGATGCAGACGATCGCGCTGCCGGACGCGCGCGATCACATGAGCCTGCCGTATCAGCCGATCGACTGGCTGAACCTCGAGCGCGACGTGAAGGGCCTGCGCATCGGCCTGTGGCTCGAGCCGGGCAACGGCGTGCGCGTCGCGCCCGACGTGCGTGCGTCGATCGAGCGGGCGGCGGCGGCGTTCGAGGCGGCCGGCGCGACCGTCGTGCCGGTGCAGCCGTGGATTTCGCCGGGCACGCTGCTCGCCGTCGCACGCTTCTGGGCCGCGCGCCTGCGCGGCACGCTGGCGGCATTGCCCGAGGCGCGGCGCGCGAAGGTCGCGGAATTCGTGCGGCGCCGCGCGCTGGCCGATGCCGGCGCAACGGGCGACGAAGTCTACGACGCGTACGCGAAGATGCTCGCGCTGCGCGAACGAACCCTCGCCGCGACGCGCGACTTCGACTACGTACTGTCGCCGACTTTCCCGCAGCCGCCTTTCGACGCCGAGGCCACGCATCTCGACATGGACGGGCTGCATCCGATCGAGCAGGTCGTGTTCACGATCGTCTTCAACATGTCCGAGCAGCCGGCCGCATCGATCAACTGCGGTTATACGGCCGACGGCTTGCCGATCGGGCTGCAGATCGTCGGGCGGCGCTTCGACGATCACGGCGTGCTGCAAATCGCGCAGCGCTGGGAGGACATGGGTCCGGCCCGGCGTGCGTGGCCGGAACCGGCGGCGGCGCGCTCGACCGTGTAG